A region from the Kribbella shirazensis genome encodes:
- a CDS encoding HEAT repeat domain-containing protein — protein MTEPRAVVRAACAEYGEDTVIDWCVEFLTGAIPGEAAYGEELPKLIAITGSDNPGGWKSPVDPVNYYWIRVWAARVFLYVWRDDVVEALQVAATDPAWRVREHVARITAQRELGQLVDALLPMLDHELPRVRAAAVRAVGAAGEYEHADAIRPLADDPDRTVRAAVERALVKLEERLDRAVR, from the coding sequence ATGACCGAGCCGCGCGCCGTCGTACGGGCAGCCTGTGCCGAGTACGGCGAGGACACCGTGATCGACTGGTGCGTCGAGTTCCTGACCGGGGCGATCCCGGGCGAAGCGGCGTACGGCGAAGAACTGCCGAAGCTGATCGCGATCACCGGGTCGGACAACCCGGGCGGCTGGAAGTCGCCGGTCGATCCGGTCAACTATTACTGGATCCGGGTCTGGGCCGCCCGGGTGTTCCTGTATGTCTGGCGGGACGACGTGGTCGAGGCGCTCCAGGTCGCGGCGACCGATCCAGCCTGGCGCGTCCGCGAGCACGTCGCGCGGATCACGGCGCAGCGTGAGCTCGGCCAACTCGTCGACGCCCTCCTCCCGATGCTCGACCACGAGTTGCCACGGGTGCGTGCGGCGGCTGTCCGCGCGGTCGGCGCCGCGGGAGAGTACGAGCACGCCGACGCGATCCGCCCGCTGGCCGACGACCCCGACCGGACCGTCCGCGCCGCCGTCGAACGCGCGCTCGTGAAACTGGAGGAACGCCTTGACCGAGCTGTCCGGTGA
- a CDS encoding CPBP family intramembrane glutamic endopeptidase produces the protein MNEATLTTSRPKFVEVLLADKHSIPLSIALHLVPGALIVAVYAFVAAPLVRAIDYPPFLAWAIALAVVLFPLLLGMSWLGKQVTGRYCLRGGALRYMDRPVPRGKVSALIVGCLVWMTVVSLSLIPLDNLLYDTVFSWINYEGTGDSATSYLNGYSQQKLLTTLLICGPFTGWFLPLIEEYYFRGFLLPRLPQLRGWAPIFNVFFFSVYHFWAPWTVLSKLVFLYPGVHLAWKKQDIRISIGMHPGSALLMTVVGVVAVAMGRTSL, from the coding sequence ATGAACGAAGCCACTCTCACCACGTCCCGCCCGAAGTTCGTCGAGGTGCTCCTCGCCGACAAGCATTCGATCCCCTTGTCCATCGCGCTGCATCTGGTCCCTGGCGCGCTGATCGTCGCGGTCTACGCCTTCGTCGCGGCACCGCTCGTCCGGGCGATTGACTACCCGCCCTTCCTGGCCTGGGCGATCGCCTTGGCGGTGGTCCTCTTCCCACTCCTGCTGGGCATGTCCTGGCTGGGGAAGCAGGTCACCGGCCGCTACTGCCTGCGGGGCGGCGCCTTGAGGTACATGGACCGACCGGTCCCGCGAGGCAAGGTCAGCGCACTGATCGTCGGCTGCCTCGTGTGGATGACCGTCGTGTCGCTCTCGCTGATTCCGCTGGACAACCTGCTCTACGACACCGTCTTCTCGTGGATCAACTACGAGGGCACCGGCGACAGCGCCACGTCGTACCTGAACGGCTACTCGCAGCAGAAGCTCCTGACCACCCTGCTGATCTGCGGCCCGTTCACCGGCTGGTTCCTGCCGCTCATCGAGGAGTACTACTTCCGCGGATTCCTGCTGCCCCGCCTGCCGCAGCTGCGCGGATGGGCGCCGATCTTCAACGTGTTCTTCTTCTCGGTGTACCACTTCTGGGCGCCGTGGACGGTCCTGTCCAAACTCGTCTTCCTCTACCCGGGCGTCCACCTGGCCTGGAAGAAGCAGGACATCCGGATCTCGATCGGCATGCACCCCGGCTCCGCACTGCTGATGACCGTCGTCGGCGTCGTCGCCGTGGCGATGGGGCGGACCTCGCTGTAG
- a CDS encoding cold-shock protein, whose translation MEPRTGEDDGVVRVWYDEEGWGVVDCLSTPGGCWTHFSVIEADGFRSLTPGAQVRVRWESPGQDGYDYRAEWARAV comes from the coding sequence ATGGAGCCTCGTACCGGCGAGGACGACGGCGTCGTCCGCGTCTGGTACGACGAGGAGGGCTGGGGCGTCGTGGACTGCCTCAGCACTCCCGGCGGGTGCTGGACCCACTTCTCGGTCATCGAGGCCGACGGGTTCCGGTCGCTGACGCCGGGCGCCCAGGTCCGCGTGCGCTGGGAGTCGCCAGGCCAGGACGGCTATGACTACCGCGCCGAGTGGGCCAGGGCCGTCTGA
- a CDS encoding DUF402 domain-containing protein yields the protein MRDVRVVYRKYDEKLHWHQWMRYLGEDEYGVWLGAPAGAVAQRGDEPVVTQDQAHVQLFPRDKWFTAIFNDEPRYTLIYADITTPVEFSDDVVTMIDLDLDVIKRRDGTVFIDDEDEFAEHQVKYSYPADVIATARETCDWLVGAVATDEPFLTVYKTYLDRVR from the coding sequence ATGCGTGATGTCCGGGTGGTGTACCGCAAGTACGACGAGAAGCTGCATTGGCATCAGTGGATGCGCTATCTGGGCGAGGACGAGTACGGCGTCTGGCTGGGGGCGCCGGCCGGGGCGGTGGCGCAGCGGGGTGACGAGCCGGTCGTGACGCAGGATCAGGCGCACGTGCAGTTGTTCCCGCGGGACAAGTGGTTCACGGCGATCTTCAACGACGAGCCGCGGTACACGCTGATCTACGCGGACATCACCACGCCGGTCGAGTTCTCCGACGACGTGGTGACGATGATCGATCTCGACCTGGACGTGATCAAGCGCCGCGACGGCACGGTGTTCATCGACGACGAGGACGAGTTCGCCGAGCACCAGGTGAAGTACAGCTACCCGGCCGACGTGATCGCGACCGCGCGCGAGACCTGCGACTGGCTGGTCGGCGCGGTCGCCACGGACGAGCCGTTCCTGACCGTCTACAAGACGTATCTGGACAGGGTCAGATAG
- a CDS encoding HIT family protein, with product MADCLFCSIIAGTTPAQLVLETPEVVGFLDIRPVFKGHTLIVPRTHVATMVELSDELVVPLFGAARSVADAVRTAFDAQGSFVAVNNVVSQSVPHLHVHVVPRTKGDGLRGFFWPRTKYADTAEAEEYAGKLRAALGD from the coding sequence ATGGCGGACTGTCTCTTCTGCTCCATCATCGCCGGTACGACGCCGGCGCAGCTCGTGCTGGAGACGCCGGAGGTCGTGGGGTTCCTGGACATCCGGCCGGTGTTCAAGGGGCACACGCTGATCGTGCCGCGGACACACGTCGCGACGATGGTCGAGCTGTCCGACGAGCTGGTGGTGCCGCTGTTCGGAGCGGCCCGCTCGGTCGCGGACGCCGTACGGACCGCGTTCGACGCGCAGGGGTCGTTCGTCGCCGTGAACAATGTCGTGTCGCAGTCGGTGCCGCACCTGCACGTCCACGTGGTGCCGCGGACCAAGGGCGACGGTTTGCGCGGGTTCTTCTGGCCGCGCACGAAGTACGCCGACACCGCCGAGGCCGAGGAGTACGCCGGCAAGCTCCGCGCCGCCCTCGGCGACTGA
- a CDS encoding Na+/H+ antiporter, with protein sequence MHIAIEVVALVAVVAAGAALARRIGISAPLLLVVLGIAASYLPFVPRVELEPEVVLVGFLPPLLYSAAIKTSLVDFTTHRRSIGQLSVGLVAFTALGVGVVTWWLLGRVAESIGQEPLPFWAAFAIGAVVAPPDAVAATAIARRVGLPRRVVTILEGESLLNDATALVCLRTAIAAAVVAPTVLHVGLDFLRAAGGGVLVGVVVTFVLAKMRRRFTDPVLDTTLSLTAPFVAYIAAENHYVHASGVVAVVVTGLLLGHKAPIIQSAKSRVSERTNWRTFQFLLENTVFLLIGLQTRWILDDLTESPLPTWLIATTTLAVFVAVVLLRPIWVIPTTLLSRRFLGPSRPGPVSRRALIVVSWAGMRGVVTLAAVFTLPEDTPHREVLVFIALAVTAGTLLVQGSTLPWLVRRLRLPGPDPAEDALQEAAVLQGAHRAAIEKLDEIATPSDPPAVLDILRQRGEARAQAAWERLGRPETEYETPSEAYRRLRIAMLEAERAHILKVRDAGMVADEVLQRAQNALDIEESILDRDEDDDVGGRSEDLRPKVSPGGACEHLEQAPVVVAPNTPDGCEECLAEGGSWVHLRLCLGCGHVGCCDSSVMKHASKHHHQTKHAVMRSFEPGETWRWCFLDEKLG encoded by the coding sequence GTGCATATCGCGATCGAGGTCGTGGCCCTCGTCGCTGTCGTCGCGGCCGGTGCCGCGCTGGCGCGGCGGATAGGAATCTCGGCTCCCCTGCTGCTGGTGGTCCTCGGGATCGCCGCGTCGTACCTGCCGTTCGTCCCCCGCGTCGAGCTCGAGCCCGAGGTCGTGCTGGTCGGCTTCCTGCCCCCGCTGCTCTACTCGGCCGCGATCAAGACCAGCCTCGTCGACTTCACCACGCACCGGCGGTCGATCGGGCAGCTCTCTGTCGGCCTCGTCGCGTTCACCGCACTGGGCGTCGGAGTCGTGACGTGGTGGCTGCTCGGCCGGGTCGCGGAGTCGATCGGCCAGGAGCCGTTGCCGTTCTGGGCCGCGTTCGCGATCGGCGCCGTCGTCGCGCCGCCCGACGCGGTCGCCGCGACCGCGATCGCCAGGCGCGTCGGTCTTCCACGCCGCGTGGTCACGATCCTCGAGGGCGAGAGCCTGCTGAACGACGCGACCGCGCTGGTCTGCCTCCGGACGGCGATCGCGGCCGCCGTGGTCGCCCCGACCGTGCTGCACGTCGGCCTGGACTTCCTGCGCGCGGCAGGCGGTGGTGTGCTGGTCGGCGTCGTCGTCACGTTCGTGCTGGCGAAGATGCGCCGGCGGTTCACCGATCCGGTGCTGGACACCACCCTCAGTCTCACCGCGCCGTTCGTCGCCTACATCGCGGCCGAGAACCACTACGTGCACGCGTCCGGCGTCGTCGCGGTCGTCGTCACCGGCCTGCTGCTCGGGCACAAGGCGCCGATCATCCAGTCGGCGAAGTCGCGGGTGTCGGAACGGACGAACTGGCGGACGTTCCAGTTCCTGCTGGAGAACACGGTCTTCCTGCTGATCGGCCTGCAGACCCGGTGGATCCTCGACGACCTCACCGAGAGCCCGCTGCCGACCTGGCTGATCGCGACGACGACGCTCGCGGTGTTCGTCGCGGTGGTGCTGCTGCGGCCGATCTGGGTCATCCCGACGACCCTGCTGTCCCGGCGCTTCCTGGGCCCGTCGCGTCCCGGACCGGTCTCGCGGCGGGCGCTGATCGTCGTGTCGTGGGCCGGTATGCGTGGTGTCGTCACGCTGGCGGCGGTCTTCACGTTGCCCGAGGACACGCCGCATCGCGAGGTTCTCGTGTTCATCGCGCTGGCCGTCACCGCGGGCACGCTGCTCGTGCAGGGGTCGACCCTGCCCTGGCTGGTACGGCGGTTGCGGCTGCCGGGTCCCGACCCGGCCGAGGACGCGCTGCAGGAGGCCGCCGTACTGCAGGGAGCTCATCGGGCCGCGATCGAGAAGCTCGACGAGATCGCGACGCCGTCGGATCCGCCCGCCGTTCTCGACATCCTGCGCCAGCGTGGTGAGGCGAGAGCGCAGGCGGCGTGGGAGCGGCTCGGGCGGCCCGAGACCGAGTACGAGACGCCCAGCGAGGCGTACCGGCGGTTGCGGATCGCGATGCTGGAGGCGGAGCGTGCGCACATCCTGAAGGTGCGCGACGCGGGGATGGTCGCGGACGAAGTACTGCAGCGGGCGCAGAACGCGCTCGACATCGAGGAGTCGATCCTCGACCGCGACGAGGACGACGACGTCGGCGGGCGCTCCGAGGACCTGCGGCCGAAGGTGTCGCCGGGTGGTGCCTGCGAGCACCTGGAGCAGGCTCCGGTCGTGGTCGCGCCGAACACGCCGGACGGCTGCGAGGAGTGCCTCGCCGAAGGCGGCTCGTGGGTCCACCTGCGGCTGTGTCTCGGGTGCGGTCACGTCGGGTGCTGCGACTCGTCGGTGATGAAGCACGCCAGCAAGCACCACCACCAGACCAAGCACGCGGTGATGCGCAGCTTCGAGCCGGGCGAGACGTGGCGCTGGTGCTTCCTCGACGAGAAGCTAGGTTGA
- a CDS encoding alkaline phosphatase D family protein — MAGLTSTLTTPTTAAAAPVRQDPFTLGIASGDPWPDGFVLWTRLALNPVAEDGLGGMPNRAYAVQWQVATDEQFSRVVKAGVAVARPEHAHAVHVTIQGLQPGREYYYRFRAEGYGSRTGRTRTAPARGTMPRELAMSFVSCSQFEHGWFTAYRRLAQDHPDLVLHLGDYQYEYTKNTYVAPGGNVRDHDGPETTDLASYRQRHAQYKSDPDLQAAHAVAPWVVVWDDHELDNNWADEVPEKPEDGFLARRAAAFQAYYENMPLRASSKPRGIDLQLFRRVHWGELATFHMLDTRQYRDDQGCGDGYKDCPAAVDPKRSITGARQEEWLLDGFRRSEARWDILGQQVFFAQRDNNQGPLKVTSMDSWDGYVASRDRITRGWVDAGVRNPVVLTGDVHAHWASDLKLDYDDPTSATVGAELVCSSITSGGDGADSGTTAHPWLAWNPHLRFQNNLRGYVNTTITAESLVADFRTVRSVKTKDAEVFTRAQFTIEDGKPGLNLTGDNPPAAARTLAASAPAPTLDTVAWETARP, encoded by the coding sequence GTGGCCGGCCTGACCTCGACCCTGACGACCCCGACCACCGCCGCCGCGGCACCGGTCCGCCAGGACCCGTTCACGCTCGGCATCGCCAGCGGCGACCCGTGGCCGGACGGCTTCGTGCTCTGGACCCGCCTGGCCCTCAACCCGGTCGCCGAGGACGGCCTCGGCGGTATGCCGAACCGCGCGTACGCCGTCCAGTGGCAGGTCGCGACCGACGAGCAGTTCAGCCGCGTCGTGAAGGCCGGTGTCGCGGTCGCCCGCCCCGAGCACGCGCACGCGGTCCACGTCACGATCCAGGGGCTGCAGCCCGGCCGCGAGTACTACTACCGCTTCCGCGCGGAGGGCTATGGCTCGCGCACAGGCCGGACGAGGACCGCGCCGGCGCGTGGGACGATGCCGCGGGAGCTGGCGATGTCGTTCGTGTCCTGCTCGCAGTTCGAGCACGGATGGTTCACGGCGTACCGCCGGCTCGCACAGGACCACCCGGACCTCGTGCTGCACCTCGGCGACTACCAGTACGAGTACACCAAGAACACGTACGTCGCTCCGGGCGGCAACGTCCGCGATCACGACGGACCCGAGACGACCGATCTGGCGTCGTACCGGCAGCGGCACGCGCAGTACAAGAGCGACCCCGACCTGCAGGCAGCGCACGCGGTCGCGCCGTGGGTGGTGGTCTGGGACGACCACGAGCTCGACAACAACTGGGCCGACGAGGTGCCGGAGAAGCCGGAGGACGGCTTCCTCGCCCGCCGGGCGGCGGCGTTCCAGGCGTACTACGAGAACATGCCGCTCCGCGCGTCCTCGAAGCCGCGCGGGATCGACCTGCAGCTGTTCCGGCGGGTGCACTGGGGTGAGCTGGCGACGTTCCACATGCTCGACACCCGGCAGTACCGCGACGACCAGGGCTGCGGCGACGGGTACAAGGACTGCCCGGCCGCGGTCGACCCGAAGCGCTCGATCACCGGTGCGCGGCAGGAGGAGTGGCTGCTCGACGGCTTCCGCCGGTCCGAGGCGCGATGGGACATCCTCGGTCAGCAGGTGTTCTTCGCGCAGCGCGACAACAACCAGGGTCCGTTGAAGGTGACGTCGATGGACTCCTGGGACGGGTACGTCGCCTCGCGCGATCGGATCACCCGCGGCTGGGTCGACGCCGGCGTCCGGAACCCCGTCGTACTCACCGGCGACGTCCACGCGCACTGGGCGTCGGACCTGAAGCTCGACTACGACGACCCGACGTCGGCCACGGTCGGCGCTGAGCTCGTCTGCTCCTCGATCACCAGCGGCGGTGACGGCGCCGACTCCGGCACGACGGCGCATCCGTGGCTCGCCTGGAACCCGCACCTGCGCTTCCAGAACAACCTGCGCGGGTACGTGAACACCACCATCACGGCCGAGTCCTTGGTCGCCGACTTCCGGACCGTCCGTTCGGTGAAGACCAAGGACGCCGAGGTCTTCACCCGGGCCCAGTTCACCATCGAGGACGGGAAGCCCGGTCTGAACCTGACCGGCGACAACCCACCCGCCGCCGCGCGCACGCTCGCGGCGTCTGCGCCGGCACCCACGCTCGACACCGTCGCCTGGGAGACCGCGCGACCGTAG
- a CDS encoding IS110 family transposase translates to MVSQLSQASQVVVGADVHKHSHTFVAVDETGKKLGQLTVRADSTGHDKAVRWAQAQFGAAGDSGDGCGDGCGDGCGAGIRWGIEDCRHLSARLEIDLLEAGQHVVRVPPKLMAEQRRTARTRGKSDPIDALAVARAVLREPDLPVAAHDEASRELKLLVDHRDDLVAQRTQVVNRFRWHLHRIDPTVDPAPASLNRAKTRRCMAELLADRSGIDARLARELLTDIETLTARVNTLKTEIAALVAVQAPALLELEGCGTLTAAKIVGETAGITRFPHEAKYAMHAGVAPIPVWSGRTAGRVRVNRSGNRQLNAALHRIAVTQIRLGGLGKAYYDKRLAAGDSTTEALRCLKRRLARVVFNTLKNNPSTATATGLAAAA, encoded by the coding sequence ATGGTGTCACAGCTGTCACAGGCGTCGCAGGTGGTTGTTGGGGCCGACGTGCACAAGCACAGCCACACGTTTGTCGCGGTCGACGAGACCGGCAAGAAGCTGGGTCAGCTCACGGTGCGGGCCGACAGCACAGGGCACGACAAGGCGGTGCGGTGGGCCCAGGCCCAGTTCGGTGCCGCCGGGGATTCCGGGGATGGTTGCGGGGATGGTTGCGGGGATGGTTGCGGGGCCGGGATCAGGTGGGGAATCGAGGACTGCCGGCATCTCTCGGCGCGGCTGGAGATCGATCTGCTCGAAGCCGGGCAGCATGTGGTGCGGGTGCCGCCGAAGCTGATGGCTGAACAGCGACGCACGGCCAGGACCCGGGGAAAGTCGGACCCGATCGACGCGCTCGCGGTCGCGCGGGCAGTGCTGCGCGAACCGGATCTGCCGGTCGCGGCGCATGACGAGGCGTCGCGGGAGCTGAAACTGCTGGTCGATCACCGCGACGACCTGGTCGCACAGCGGACCCAGGTGGTCAACCGGTTCCGCTGGCACCTGCACCGCATCGACCCCACCGTCGATCCGGCGCCCGCATCGCTGAACCGGGCCAAGACCCGGCGATGCATGGCCGAGTTGCTCGCAGACCGGTCCGGGATCGACGCCCGGCTTGCCCGGGAACTTCTCACCGATATCGAGACCCTCACCGCACGGGTGAACACGCTCAAGACCGAGATCGCCGCGCTGGTGGCCGTCCAGGCCCCGGCCCTGCTCGAACTCGAGGGCTGCGGGACCCTGACCGCGGCCAAGATCGTCGGCGAGACCGCCGGCATCACCCGCTTCCCCCACGAGGCCAAGTACGCCATGCACGCCGGTGTCGCTCCCATCCCTGTCTGGTCCGGCCGCACCGCCGGCCGGGTCCGGGTGAACAGATCCGGCAACCGCCAACTCAACGCCGCTCTCCACAGAATCGCGGTCACCCAGATCCGTCTCGGCGGCCTCGGCAAGGCCTACTACGACAAACGCCTCGCGGCCGGCGACTCCACCACCGAGGCCCTGCGCTGCCTCAAGCGACGACTCGCACGAGTCGTGTTCAACACCCTCAAGAACAACCCGTCAACCGCGACCGCAACCGGACTCGCGGCCGCGGCTTGA
- a CDS encoding GNAT family N-acetyltransferase, which produces MGEVHAASWAAAYAPFFPDDVAQEGIASRLTRWHERLATGDGVVMLGFVGEQPLAMSWSSQSHARAGFAEIHSFYTHPDGWGSGVSAALMTATLQRLKADGFDRVHLWTLRDTPQARRFYTGSGFVETGATQSRDFGDGTPLPQVEYERAC; this is translated from the coding sequence GTGGGGGAGGTGCATGCCGCGTCCTGGGCAGCGGCGTATGCGCCGTTCTTCCCCGACGACGTGGCGCAGGAAGGCATCGCGAGCCGGCTGACCAGATGGCACGAGCGGCTCGCGACCGGCGACGGGGTCGTCATGCTCGGGTTCGTCGGCGAGCAACCGCTGGCGATGTCCTGGTCGAGCCAGTCGCACGCGCGCGCCGGGTTCGCGGAGATCCACAGCTTCTACACCCATCCGGACGGCTGGGGGAGCGGCGTCTCCGCGGCGCTGATGACGGCCACTCTGCAACGCCTCAAAGCCGACGGCTTCGACCGCGTCCATCTCTGGACCCTCAGAGACACACCACAGGCCCGCCGCTTCTACACAGGGAGCGGTTTTGTCGAGACCGGCGCCACACAGTCCCGCGACTTCGGCGACGGTACGCCGCTGCCACAGGTCGAGTACGAACGCGCCTGCTGA
- a CDS encoding alpha/beta hydrolase, with protein sequence MRRRVLALSAVVALLLSPVVPAAAATTVTNGCVASVPEPGTTTPVRICYSLFKPAAASPQQTVPLIFHSHGWAGSRTTDPAAFKVWLDAGFGVLSFDQRSFGQSTGVAHVMNPDYEGRDVVKLVDLVAGLDWVTKQGPGDPLIGATGGSYGGGYQFAGAFTELRDSGRTRFDALAPEITWWDLKESLAPQEAARTMWLSILFAGGGTHLPPAVSKSFVTLIATGAWPPGKEGRDLDAFFAKNGPAWHVRQGRKLDIPVLIGQGISDNLFNLNQGLANFDHALTSRARSKSIFVGYNAGHTLPSVVPPGYATAGDPCSIALGSPSFSDLSIRFMRLRLLNQSTGLSGFGAYHLSTAAGRCLTQRSLTPNKRYQLGKIVASTGVGLPVNLPLAKGPITVAGTPTLTANVYTVIPRSVAYFALSVGKTPLTAKVVQNNTMPLREQQTARGVRRTIELPAIAVDVPAGQNLYLTVTPVADMYAGQRGPLPGMMMLKNGVLRVHSAP encoded by the coding sequence ATGCGTCGTCGTGTGCTGGCTCTGTCCGCTGTGGTCGCTCTGTTGCTGTCGCCGGTCGTCCCGGCCGCCGCGGCGACGACCGTGACCAACGGCTGCGTCGCGTCGGTGCCCGAGCCGGGAACGACGACGCCTGTCCGGATCTGCTACTCGCTCTTCAAACCCGCTGCCGCGTCACCGCAGCAGACCGTGCCGCTGATCTTCCACAGCCACGGATGGGCCGGGAGCCGGACCACGGACCCGGCCGCGTTCAAGGTCTGGCTCGACGCCGGGTTCGGTGTGCTGAGCTTCGACCAGCGCAGCTTCGGCCAGAGCACCGGCGTCGCGCACGTGATGAACCCGGACTACGAAGGCCGCGACGTGGTGAAGCTCGTCGACCTCGTCGCGGGCCTGGACTGGGTGACGAAGCAGGGCCCCGGCGACCCGTTGATCGGCGCCACCGGCGGGTCGTACGGCGGCGGGTACCAGTTCGCCGGCGCGTTCACCGAGCTTCGCGACAGCGGCCGGACCCGCTTCGACGCACTCGCTCCGGAGATCACCTGGTGGGATCTCAAGGAGAGCCTCGCGCCGCAGGAGGCCGCCCGGACCATGTGGCTGTCGATCCTGTTCGCGGGCGGTGGCACGCACCTGCCGCCGGCCGTGTCGAAGTCGTTCGTGACACTGATCGCGACCGGCGCGTGGCCGCCCGGGAAGGAGGGACGTGACCTCGACGCGTTCTTCGCGAAGAACGGACCCGCCTGGCACGTGCGGCAAGGGCGCAAGCTCGACATCCCCGTGCTGATCGGTCAGGGCATCTCGGACAACCTGTTCAACCTCAACCAGGGCCTCGCGAACTTCGACCACGCGCTCACGTCCCGAGCGCGGTCCAAGTCGATCTTCGTCGGGTACAACGCCGGTCACACCCTGCCGAGCGTCGTACCGCCCGGCTACGCGACCGCGGGGGACCCGTGCTCGATCGCCCTCGGCTCGCCGTCGTTCTCCGACCTGTCGATCCGGTTCATGCGGCTGCGGCTCCTGAACCAGTCGACCGGCCTGTCCGGCTTCGGCGCGTACCACCTGTCGACCGCTGCCGGTCGTTGCCTCACACAACGGAGCCTGACGCCGAACAAGCGCTACCAGCTCGGCAAGATCGTCGCCTCGACCGGCGTCGGGCTGCCCGTCAACCTGCCGCTCGCCAAGGGCCCGATCACCGTCGCCGGCACGCCCACCCTGACCGCGAACGTCTACACCGTCATCCCGCGATCGGTCGCGTACTTCGCCCTCAGCGTCGGCAAGACCCCGCTGACCGCAAAGGTCGTGCAGAACAACACCATGCCGCTGCGCGAGCAGCAGACAGCACGCGGCGTACGGCGAACCATCGAGCTGCCCGCGATCGCTGTCGACGTCCCGGCCGGCCAGAACCTGTACCTGACCGTCACTCCCGTTGCCGACATGTACGCCGGCCAACGCGGCCCGCTCCCAGGAATGATGATGCTCAAGAACGGGGTGCTGAGGGTCCACTCAGCTCCGTAG